One Lacticaseibacillus rhamnosus genomic window carries:
- the drmB gene encoding DUF1998 domain-containing protein, with translation MTRFNDGKISNDGQRRSPENQIRQSQLITPFGTGALTQINNQSVMICDSQFWQPTSNEDPIVDIRLQSSLNAAGFIAPPTDLTKEFITGVSFPQWYFGPKNRELRTLSQWRADLRNDADLKRFNVKPFHFELSKSNKRYREELIPVRLVCACRDGHIQDFPWMEWAHSKEKNDFPRGTHRLKLKDNLLSGTIGDLVVECSCTAKRNLQGVFDDSFGATLLRIGVNCHGRYGWKKNEHPKQCHRQPVALMRNANNLYFSDIVGSVNIPEEDTALQEQLVQNPTYQTLLKQVLKSTTLNEAKTILSQRYAPLLETLVDETENSLTPEKLINVFSSVWQAAHAEEKQSQMDYRRDEYLVLTGAKEYARNTNRFDMTLQPREHFGDTKLASVFQNITLLNQLEVISVLKGYSRIRPIESDMMLEQEQIERASSGRAGLADEAPVNEVSLRRSDNRFVALKNSGEGIFIELSSQHLNLWRNKLDGSKIFANIVRKRSVQVPENRKPLIDPAYYMLHTFSHILLRELSFASGYSSSALKERLYFSRGQTDKSDMAGILIYTSSADSEGTLGGLVRQGIPDNFFKTLASALEKARWCSYDPTCIDSSGQGRDSLNIAACHACALVAETSCEMGNVFLDRGVLVGTLDEPNLGFFSAYINE, from the coding sequence ATGACTAGGTTTAACGATGGTAAAATTTCAAATGACGGTCAGCGCCGTTCACCAGAAAACCAAATTCGCCAATCACAGCTGATTACTCCGTTTGGGACTGGCGCCCTTACCCAAATCAACAATCAATCGGTTATGATTTGTGACTCGCAGTTCTGGCAACCCACAAGTAACGAAGACCCTATCGTTGACATTCGATTACAATCTAGCCTCAATGCAGCGGGATTTATCGCTCCCCCAACTGATCTTACCAAAGAATTTATCACTGGAGTTTCATTTCCACAGTGGTATTTCGGGCCAAAGAACCGCGAACTTCGGACACTCTCGCAGTGGCGTGCTGACCTCCGAAACGATGCTGATCTGAAGCGATTTAATGTCAAGCCGTTTCATTTTGAACTATCAAAGTCTAACAAGCGTTATCGGGAGGAATTAATCCCGGTCCGACTTGTCTGCGCTTGCAGAGATGGGCACATTCAAGACTTTCCATGGATGGAGTGGGCACATTCTAAAGAAAAAAACGATTTTCCCCGCGGCACTCATCGGCTAAAGCTAAAAGATAACCTTCTTTCTGGCACGATTGGGGATCTTGTGGTCGAGTGTTCGTGTACGGCTAAACGTAATCTGCAAGGTGTGTTTGATGATTCATTTGGCGCCACCCTTTTGCGCATTGGCGTGAATTGTCACGGTCGGTACGGATGGAAGAAGAACGAACACCCTAAACAATGTCACCGACAGCCAGTCGCACTCATGCGGAACGCGAATAACCTTTACTTTTCCGACATTGTCGGATCTGTCAATATACCCGAGGAAGACACTGCACTCCAGGAGCAGTTAGTTCAGAATCCTACCTACCAGACCTTACTCAAACAAGTGTTGAAGTCTACAACGCTCAACGAGGCGAAAACGATTCTTTCTCAAAGATACGCCCCCCTTTTGGAAACGCTTGTTGATGAAACCGAAAACTCACTCACACCGGAAAAACTAATTAATGTCTTTTCCAGCGTGTGGCAAGCTGCTCACGCAGAAGAAAAACAAAGTCAGATGGATTACCGACGAGATGAATATCTCGTTTTAACTGGCGCTAAGGAATATGCCCGTAACACCAATCGCTTCGACATGACACTGCAACCTCGTGAACACTTTGGGGATACGAAACTCGCAAGTGTCTTCCAAAACATTACGCTCCTAAATCAACTCGAGGTCATTTCTGTTCTTAAAGGCTATAGTCGAATTCGTCCAATCGAGTCGGATATGATGCTGGAACAAGAACAAATCGAACGTGCAAGTTCAGGACGAGCTGGCCTCGCAGACGAGGCTCCTGTTAATGAAGTTTCGTTGCGTCGCTCAGATAACCGGTTTGTCGCTCTGAAAAATTCAGGTGAAGGTATATTCATTGAACTGAGCAGTCAACATCTAAACCTTTGGAGAAATAAACTCGACGGTTCAAAAATCTTCGCCAATATCGTGCGTAAACGTTCGGTTCAAGTCCCAGAAAACCGTAAACCGTTGATCGATCCCGCATACTATATGCTTCACACCTTTTCTCATATACTTTTACGTGAACTCAGTTTCGCTAGCGGCTATTCGTCTTCTGCATTAAAAGAGCGACTGTACTTTTCTAGGGGACAAACAGACAAATCTGATATGGCTGGCATCTTGATCTATACATCAAGCGCAGACTCTGAAGGCACGTTAGGAGGTCTTGTTCGCCAGGGTATACCAGATAATTTCTTCAAAACACTCGCCAGTGCCTTAGAAAAAGCTCGCTGGTGTAGCTACGACCCCACCTGCATTGATAGTTCTGGCCAAGGACGCGATTCGTTAAATATTGCTGCCTGTCATGCGTGTGCGCTTGTGGCGGAAACGAGTTGTGAAATGGGTAATGTGTTCTTAGATCGGGGCGTCCTTGTTGGTACTCTGGATGAGCCCAATTTAGGATTCTTCTCAGCTTACATTAACGAATAA
- a CDS encoding DNA cytosine methyltransferase translates to MKQNIIDLFSGAGGLTEGFRRPEYNILAHVEMSVDACQTLRLRDDYYQLKKRNMLQQYRNFLDGKISLSELEQQCGLRQKALTINETIDTGTIDGILAKIDSKLSNRQVHGIIGGPPCQAYSTVGRKRNEAKKETDKRIYLYRFYIQFLEHYKPEFFLFENVRGLLSFKDLDGKRLFPKMKQEFEAITDKLGYHIDWKLIDCSEFGVPQERKRIILYGQRNDLPKFSFFERLADLQETPGTVGELFRDLPKLKAGETCNKYSKAQPCAFVVENLRTPASKLTQNVARPNRELDLKIYKIAAEKRAKHKILHYNDLPEDLQTHNNKKAFLDRFKAVPADGVSQTVVAHIAKDGHYYIHPDVEQNRSITVREAARIQTFPDDFYFMGSRTQAFKQIGNAVPPYLAKKMAQTILLNKQ, encoded by the coding sequence ATGAAACAAAACATCATAGACTTGTTTTCGGGCGCAGGAGGACTTACTGAAGGCTTTCGGCGCCCTGAATATAATATCTTGGCGCACGTTGAAATGAGTGTTGATGCCTGTCAGACACTGAGATTACGAGATGACTATTACCAGCTGAAGAAGCGTAACATGCTTCAGCAATATCGCAATTTCCTGGATGGAAAAATTTCACTTTCTGAACTGGAACAGCAGTGTGGATTACGCCAAAAAGCTTTAACAATCAATGAAACAATTGATACGGGTACTATTGACGGAATATTGGCAAAGATCGACTCGAAGCTTTCGAACAGACAAGTACATGGAATTATCGGTGGACCACCGTGTCAAGCTTACTCTACAGTGGGAAGGAAGCGTAATGAGGCTAAGAAGGAAACTGACAAGCGAATTTATTTGTATCGCTTCTATATTCAGTTTTTGGAGCATTACAAGCCGGAGTTTTTCTTGTTCGAGAATGTGCGGGGACTTCTTTCTTTCAAAGATTTAGATGGTAAGCGACTGTTTCCAAAGATGAAGCAAGAGTTCGAGGCAATCACTGATAAACTAGGCTACCATATTGATTGGAAACTAATCGATTGTTCCGAATTTGGCGTCCCCCAAGAACGAAAGCGTATTATTCTTTATGGACAGCGAAATGATCTGCCGAAGTTTTCTTTCTTTGAAAGACTTGCAGATCTGCAAGAAACTCCCGGGACTGTTGGTGAACTCTTCAGGGATTTACCAAAGCTGAAGGCCGGAGAGACCTGTAACAAATATTCCAAGGCTCAACCGTGTGCTTTTGTTGTGGAAAATCTTCGCACTCCTGCAAGTAAGCTAACTCAGAACGTTGCCCGGCCCAATCGGGAATTGGATCTAAAAATCTACAAGATTGCAGCTGAAAAGAGAGCAAAACATAAAATTTTGCATTACAATGACTTGCCCGAAGACCTACAGACTCACAATAATAAAAAGGCATTTTTAGATCGTTTCAAAGCGGTACCGGCAGATGGGGTCTCACAAACAGTTGTAGCTCATATTGCTAAAGACGGGCATTACTACATTCATCCAGATGTGGAGCAAAATCGTTCGATTACAGTAAGAGAAGCGGCACGTATTCAGACATTCCCGGATGATTTCTATTTCATGGGTTCACGAACGCAGGCCTTTAAGCAAATAGGCAATGCAGTTCCTCCCTACCTAGCTAAGAAAATGGCGCAAACGATATTACTAAACAAACAATGA